A segment of the Bdellovibrio bacteriovorus genome:
TCGTCGTCAGTGTGCCAAGTTTCGTGGTGTCACTGATATCCATGGACACACCGCCGGTCATTGCACCAGCCCAGCCGCCTGTCGCTGTCCAGCCGCCATCAAGAGTGATGCCCTCTTTATCACCGCACGCCGTGCGAGCCGCGGCATCTTTCCAAACAGAAAGGCCCGTTTTAGTGGCACCTGCTTTGGTCGCCTGCAACTGCTTCAGATAAACCGATGTTGGAATGTCTTCGGCGCTCTGGGCCCCGTTACAGCTTGTCACCGGAATACCGTTTTGATTCAAAGATGTTTCACAAGCACCGGTGATGCTCCAGGTCCCCGTAGGATCGGCCCAAACAACGGACGGAGCCACAGAAGAGTTCTGCGTGATATTTGCCACCGGCACAGACACCTTGGCATCTGAGATGGACAAATCCGTCGGAAGTTGAATGGTCGTCGCACCTTGATTGACGGCAAGGCCGGAACCACCGGTCGCACCCGTCATCCCGGCTTCTTCCGCAGTGAACTCGAAGTCAGCAACACGCTTGCCTGATTTAACAATCATACAGCCAATCGGCTGACCCGCACCGCCCGTGATGGACAAAGAGAAAGTTCCATCATCAGAAAGAGCACTGTGCCCCGCCGTAAAAGGTTCCACCATCATCGCGCAGATCACGGTGTAATCCGAAGCCGCAAAGGTCGTCAGATCACCGGCTTTTGCCATCGGCTTTTGCATAGACTGCAAGCTGACGCCTGAAAAACCACCGCTGATCACCAATGCAGAGTCTTCCGAAGGACTGCTAGATCCCCCGCCACTGCAAGCTGAAATTAAAAGTGCTGTCCCTGTCACTGCCGTCACCATTCCGGCGACCATTTTCACTCGAGAATTTTTGGAAAACATTCTCTGTCCTTTCCTTCGTATTGAGTTTTCTGTTGGAAGTTAATCCACATTAATCGCTCTGAAAGACTGACAAAGAACAGTAAAGATGGGCAGTCCTTTGGGGTCCGAACTAGACTGAGCTTAATTAGAAATAATAAAACTGAACTTAATTCTGTTGAGGAAACAAACGAAGGTCCGAGATATTTTGCAGCCCCAGCAAGGCCATAAACAAACGTTCGACGCCCAGGGCGATGCCACCACTAGGTGGAAGTCCAGCCTCCAGGCACTGGAAGAACTCATCATCCAGACTGACGGGCTCCTTGTGCATTTCAGATTTCTTCTGCAGGTCTTCCTGGGAGCGCAGACGCTGCACCGTCGGGTCGTTCAGCTCATGGAAGGCATTGCAAAGCTCCATGCCTTTCCAATAAGCCTCAAAGCGGTCGCCCCAGCCATCCGATGTCAAACGCGCCAGAGCGGCTTGATACGGAGGATACTTTTCGACAAACACCAGCTCATCGGCAGGCAGTTGGCTTTCAATTTTATCCATGAAGATCAGAAAGAAATAGTCATCAATGCTTTCAGCGCTGCGAACATCGACACCGATTTTTTCCGCCAGCGTTTTCAGCTCCTCTTTGGACGTGTCCGGCTTCAATTCAAAACCACAGTGAACTTTGAAAAGCTCGGCCACGGAATATGAAGTCACCTTCACTGGGCCTGCGACTTTCATCGCTTGCGCCAGATGGCTGACCAGTTTGACGGTGTCTTCTTTAATCAACTTTAAAGAGGCATACGCACGATACCACTCCAGCATCAAAAATTCAGGCTGATGTCTTTCAGTAACTTCGCCGTTACGGAAACACGGAGCCAGCTCAAAGATTTTTTCTGCCCCCAATGCCAAAGCCTTTTTCAAATGCAGTTCAGGGCTTGTGGGTAAAAACAATTTCTGCTGGCGCGAACCGATCTTCAAGTTCGTGGAAAAAACATCCAGACTGGGTTCCGTCCCCGGACAGACCACCAGCGACGGCGTCTTCAATTCCACAAAGCCTTTAGAAACAAAGAATTCACGTAAAGATTGCAGGTAGGCGCCCCAATTTTCAGTCAATTCCTTGTTATAGGAACGATTCGGCAGGGATTGCTTTTGCGGCGCCAGCAGCACCACTTCAGAGGCCGAGACAACGGCAACGATGTCACCCTCAATCAAAAATTCAGAGTGCTTCGGGGCTTTTTCAAAATGGATTTTGTGAGTTTCGGAATCGCGGTGCAGGACCAGCTTTAAAGCGTCGCCTTCGCGTTCGATCTGATAAATGCGCCCTGCCGCCTGAGCATTTTCAGGCATTGCGGGATAGGGCTTCCAAATCTGGGTTAAAAAGTCATTTCGGCTCAAAGCCCTGCCACTTTAATGGCAAAGGCCCTGATCACGCAAGGAATCAAGCTGGGACAGGATGGAATCCATGTCATTCGCACCGTAAACAACATCTTCGTTCACCACGATACGGTGCTTCACCCAAGAGCCCTCGAAGATACCTTCGGAAGTCATCTTGCAGCTTGGAGTCGCCAAAGTCGAAGCATTCGCCGGACCCAAGTAAGTCACCATCACCATGAAACCTGTTGCTAGAAGTGCCAGAAGAACTCTCATATCCATCCCCTTGTATGTGCTGGTTCCTTATGACACCAGCAACCTCCCTGAGAACGTATAAAGCAAAGCCCTTGCCAACCCATTCTGGCCCCCCCCCTTCAGGCACCCTCGCCCCGCCGGGTATCGGTCGATAAGACTTTTCACAAACGGCCCTTCGAGGTTGTCTTTTGGGGCATGATTGGTTATTGGAAGTGCTTAATTCTACTCGGAAAAGAGGTCTTTAATGGATTTGCAAAGAACCCTCCACACGCTCAAAGGATCCGCTGACTGGGTCAGTTTGCGTCACGTGACTGAAAAAACCACCTACCGCATGGTTCGCGATGAAAAGCCGGACCGTAACGTGATCAGTTTCGATCAAGGGGTCATGGTCGAGGTTTTGGTCGAGGGCCATTTTGGCTTTTCCGGCACCAGTGACCTGAGCAGCTCCGGGATCAAGCGCGCTTTGGATAAAGCCATCCTGATGGCCAAAGCGGCCAGCTCGCACAAAGTTCACAACTTCTCTGTGGACCAGCGCCCGATTGCCAAAGGAACTTACAAGTCCCCGGTGGTAAAACCTCTGGACTCCTTCTCGGCCAAAGAGATCTCGGACATTTTCGTGGACGCAACCCGCGCCATGAAAGTTTCCGATAAAATCGTCAGCCGGTCCGCAACGGCGATGATCGTGGAAACCCACTTCCACACGGTGACATCTTCGGGTTCCGACTTTGAACAAAGCTTCTCGATCGTGAACACGGACTTCTCGGCAACAGCCGCTGCCGGTGGCGAAACCCAGTCCCGTTCCGACAGCGGTGGTTTGGCCCGCTGTCTTCAGGTGGGGGCTGAGGTCTTTGACCGTGCTTCTATCCTGGAGCGTTCCAAAAAACTGGCGGAAGAAGCCGTGGAACTGCTTTCTGCCGACAACTGCCCGGACACGTCCATGGATCTGTTGCTGGCTCCAGACCAGATGACTTTGCAGGTGCATGAATCCATCGGTCACCCGCTGGAATATGACCGTATTTTGGGTGATGAAAGAAACTATGCCGGCTGGAGCTTCGTAAAACCTGAAGACTTCGGACACCTGCAGTACGGTTCCAAACTGATGAACGTGACTTTCGATCCGACCATCGAAGATGCCTTGGCCTCTTACGCGTTTGATGATTCCGGTCATCCAGCCACCAAAGAATTCCTGATTCACAACGGCTTGTTGGTGCGCGGTCTTGGCGGACTTGAGTCCCAAAGCCGTCTGAATCTGCCGGGTGTGGCGAACTCAAGATCATCCTCCTGGAATCGGGCGCCGATTGACCGCATGGCAAACATCAACCTTGAGCCGGGCACTTCCAAACTGGAAGACATGATCGCCTCTGTCGAGCGCGGTGTGTTCATGCTCGCGAACAAGTCCTGGTCAATTGACGACTATCGCAACAAATTCCAGTTCGGCTGCGAATACGCAAAGCTGATTGAAAACGGCAAACTGACCAAAACCGTGAAAAATCCAAACTATCGCGGCACCACCGTGAAGTTCTGGAACAATCTGAAAGCGGTCAGTGAAACTCGCGAGACCTTTGGCTCCCCTTACTGCGGTAAAGGCGAACCAAATCAGGTGATCCGCGTGGGTCACACAACACCTTACTGCCTGTTTGCTGATGTGGAGGTTTTCGGTGCTTAATTTTACAGAAAAAACCAAACAGTCCTTCAACATCGTGGCCGATCACCTTTTGGCACTTCTGAAAAAAGATGAGGCTGCCAACGTGAATCTGCACGCGGAAGAATCCCTGTTCGTGCGTTTCAACGCCAACAAGGTCCGTCAGAACACGCACGTCGAACAGCGTTCTCTGACTTTGACTCTGCAAAAAGACGGCAAGACCGCGAACATCAATTTCTCGATCACGGGCGAAGTCGATGAAGACAAAAAACGTGTCGAGTTCTGGCTGGATCAAGCCCGTCAGGAATGCGCCCTGCTGCCGGAAGATCCGTACCAGGTGGCCATCGTCAATAACGGCACCAGCGACAGCACGTTTAAAGGCTCTTTGCTGAAAGACGAAGAGGTGATCAAGGCCATCACCACTCCGGCAACGGGTGCTGACTTTGCCGGTCTTTACTGTGCGGGTCCGATCATTTCTGCGAACAAAAATTCGGCCGGCCAAAGCCACTGGTTTGCGACGGAAAACTTCTTCGTGGATTATTCCCTGTACATGGGTGAAAAAGCCGTGAAGTCGATCTATGCCGGGACTCACTGGGACCAAAAAGAGTTTGAGGCGAATATTGCCCAAAGTAAAAATCAACTGAGTTTGATGGATCGCCCTAAGAAAGTCCTGCAGCCAGGTGCTTACCGCACGTATCTGGCGCCGGGCGCGGTGGCGGAACTGGCTTCGATGTTCTCTTGGGGGGCGTTGAGCTTTAATGCTTACAAACAAGGTGGCAGCGCTTTGATGAAACTGGCGGACAAGGAAAAGTCCCTGTCCCCGCTTTTCAGTGTGCGTGAAAACTATGCCATGGGTCTGACCCATCGTTATAACTCGTTGGGGGAACTGGCTCCGGAAACGCTGAAGCTGATCTCCAACGGCCAGTTGGACAGCTATGTGATCAGCAGCCGTTCAGCCAAGGAATACGGCGTGGAAGGCAACGCCGGGGATTCTTATGAAGGTCCTCGCGCGATGGAGATCCTGCCGGGGTCCTTGAAAAAAGACGACATTTTGAAAGAACTAGGCACGGGACTCTATTTGTCGAATCTGCATTACCTGAACTGGTCCGACCGTCTGAATGCGCGCATCACCGGCATGACCCGTTATGCGTGTTTCTGGGTGGAAAACGGCGAAATCGTGGCGCCGATCGCGGATCTGCGTTTTGATGAAAGCCTGTTTGACTGCCTGGGTGAAAACCTGCTGGCCGTGACGGACTTCCAAGAGGTGGACCCGATGGTTTCCACTTATGAAAGCCGTGCTTTAGGTGGCAAAAAAGTGCCGGGCATGCTAATCAAGGACTTTAAATTCACTCTTTAAGGAGCGTCATGGTTACCTATATCGTTCAACTGGCAGTTCGTTGGGAGACATACCCTGAGTACGTCGAATGGCTTAAAAACGAACACATCGCTGAAGTACTTGCTCTACCGGGCTTTATCAAAGCGGAGCTTTGCTTGCGTAAAGGCGGCGCCATGGAGGCGTCCAGCAAAGACGTGAAGATCATTTACACCCTC
Coding sequences within it:
- a CDS encoding TldD/PmbA family protein; its protein translation is MDLQRTLHTLKGSADWVSLRHVTEKTTYRMVRDEKPDRNVISFDQGVMVEVLVEGHFGFSGTSDLSSSGIKRALDKAILMAKAASSHKVHNFSVDQRPIAKGTYKSPVVKPLDSFSAKEISDIFVDATRAMKVSDKIVSRSATAMIVETHFHTVTSSGSDFEQSFSIVNTDFSATAAAGGETQSRSDSGGLARCLQVGAEVFDRASILERSKKLAEEAVELLSADNCPDTSMDLLLAPDQMTLQVHESIGHPLEYDRILGDERNYAGWSFVKPEDFGHLQYGSKLMNVTFDPTIEDALASYAFDDSGHPATKEFLIHNGLLVRGLGGLESQSRLNLPGVANSRSSSWNRAPIDRMANINLEPGTSKLEDMIASVERGVFMLANKSWSIDDYRNKFQFGCEYAKLIENGKLTKTVKNPNYRGTTVKFWNNLKAVSETRETFGSPYCGKGEPNQVIRVGHTTPYCLFADVEVFGA
- a CDS encoding TldD/PmbA family protein; translation: MLNFTEKTKQSFNIVADHLLALLKKDEAANVNLHAEESLFVRFNANKVRQNTHVEQRSLTLTLQKDGKTANINFSITGEVDEDKKRVEFWLDQARQECALLPEDPYQVAIVNNGTSDSTFKGSLLKDEEVIKAITTPATGADFAGLYCAGPIISANKNSAGQSHWFATENFFVDYSLYMGEKAVKSIYAGTHWDQKEFEANIAQSKNQLSLMDRPKKVLQPGAYRTYLAPGAVAELASMFSWGALSFNAYKQGGSALMKLADKEKSLSPLFSVRENYAMGLTHRYNSLGELAPETLKLISNGQLDSYVISSRSAKEYGVEGNAGDSYEGPRAMEILPGSLKKDDILKELGTGLYLSNLHYLNWSDRLNARITGMTRYACFWVENGEIVAPIADLRFDESLFDCLGENLLAVTDFQEVDPMVSTYESRALGGKKVPGMLIKDFKFTL
- the epmA gene encoding EF-P lysine aminoacylase EpmA, producing the protein MPENAQAAGRIYQIEREGDALKLVLHRDSETHKIHFEKAPKHSEFLIEGDIVAVVSASEVVLLAPQKQSLPNRSYNKELTENWGAYLQSLREFFVSKGFVELKTPSLVVCPGTEPSLDVFSTNLKIGSRQQKLFLPTSPELHLKKALALGAEKIFELAPCFRNGEVTERHQPEFLMLEWYRAYASLKLIKEDTVKLVSHLAQAMKVAGPVKVTSYSVAELFKVHCGFELKPDTSKEELKTLAEKIGVDVRSAESIDDYFFLIFMDKIESQLPADELVFVEKYPPYQAALARLTSDGWGDRFEAYWKGMELCNAFHELNDPTVQRLRSQEDLQKKSEMHKEPVSLDDEFFQCLEAGLPPSGGIALGVERLFMALLGLQNISDLRLFPQQN
- a CDS encoding DUF4286 family protein, whose protein sequence is MVTYIVQLAVRWETYPEYVEWLKNEHIAEVLALPGFIKAELCLRKGGAMEASSKDVKIIYTLKDEDAIKTYMSEYAMQMREKGLEKFSGQFSAQREVWLETINFTSK